The following are encoded together in the Tistrella mobilis genome:
- a CDS encoding thiolase family protein, with translation MTEIVLAGGMRTPFGDYGKSLKDVPMVDLGVHAASACLEKAGIGADKMDHLVWGNVLPVDHDGYFASRAIALKVGMAEHSAALNVSRACGSGTQAILTAAEQIISGHGRMALAGGGENFSRGPYVMTGARWGMKRGPGQVIDTLDWAYRDPFSRELMGETAENLADDYGYTREAMDEWALMSQQRAGEAMKSGFLAAQIKPIEVPEGRKTRLMEMDEFPRPDVTLEKLAKLNPVFRKGGRVTPGNSSGVTDGAAFVVVGDRAALEAEGVAPVVRLVDWAIVGVPPRIMGCGPVPAIQALLDRRGLKVSDIDYYEINEAFAAVNLHAEAKLGIPRDVTNLYGSGISIGHPPGATGARMTITAMNHLVNTGQRYAIVSMCMGAGQGMAVLYENVAR, from the coding sequence ATGACCGAGATCGTGCTGGCCGGCGGCATGCGCACGCCGTTCGGCGACTACGGCAAGTCGCTCAAGGACGTGCCGATGGTCGACCTCGGCGTCCATGCGGCGAGCGCCTGCCTTGAAAAGGCCGGCATCGGCGCGGACAAGATGGACCATCTGGTCTGGGGCAATGTGCTGCCCGTGGATCATGACGGCTATTTCGCCAGCCGGGCGATCGCGCTCAAGGTCGGCATGGCCGAGCATTCGGCGGCGCTGAACGTCAGCCGCGCCTGCGGCTCGGGCACCCAGGCGATCCTGACCGCCGCTGAGCAGATCATCTCGGGCCATGGCCGCATGGCGCTGGCCGGCGGCGGCGAGAATTTCAGCCGCGGGCCCTATGTCATGACCGGCGCGCGCTGGGGCATGAAGCGCGGTCCCGGCCAGGTGATCGACACCCTGGACTGGGCCTATCGCGACCCGTTCAGCCGCGAGCTGATGGGTGAGACCGCCGAGAATCTGGCCGACGACTATGGCTATACCCGCGAGGCCATGGACGAATGGGCGCTGATGAGCCAGCAGCGCGCCGGCGAGGCGATGAAGAGCGGCTTCCTGGCCGCCCAGATCAAGCCGATCGAGGTGCCCGAGGGCCGCAAGACCCGTCTGATGGAGATGGACGAGTTCCCGCGCCCGGACGTGACGCTTGAGAAGCTGGCGAAGCTGAACCCGGTCTTCCGCAAGGGCGGCCGCGTCACCCCCGGCAATTCGAGCGGCGTGACCGACGGTGCCGCCTTCGTGGTGGTCGGCGATCGCGCGGCGCTGGAAGCCGAGGGCGTCGCCCCGGTGGTGCGTCTGGTCGACTGGGCGATCGTCGGCGTGCCGCCGCGCATCATGGGCTGCGGCCCGGTGCCGGCCATTCAGGCGCTGCTCGACCGGCGCGGTCTCAAGGTCTCGGATATCGACTATTACGAGATCAACGAGGCCTTTGCGGCGGTGAACCTGCATGCCGAGGCGAAGCTGGGCATCCCGCGCGACGTCACCAACCTTTATGGCAGCGGCATCTCGATCGGCCATCCTCCGGGAGCGACCGGTGCCCGCATGACCATCACGGCGATGAACCATCTGGTCAACACCGGCCAGCGCTATGCCATCGTCTCGATGTGCATGGGCGCCGGGCAGGGCATGGCGGTGCTGTACGAAAACGTCGCCCGCTGA